A genomic segment from Tessaracoccus defluvii encodes:
- a CDS encoding DivIVA domain-containing protein, with the protein MTESRDNDTEETGLNLFEDRATAAGNFPHAMLGYDKHSVDSYIRELEGRLSQVRGQLRESTREIQYVKNEVGTTDFSRLGAHAAGLLRAAEAQAGDLIERAERESDRIRAEARRSAAALRESAQQEADDVRLTGLASMRQLRQEQADLGRSTLEMARRDGKLEIEAARTRAKAVVDGAGAQASGLLEAARVEAARTEQEAKRRAADIRAEAEKAAQDALTKSADATRAAATSITERLAQAEHDADAAAERVAEARLEAEQIRAEAVRAAEEIRLGSTRQAEETLKTMRERAAEAESELEEKLAWRREQLEREIAALEARKAAALAQLGDLRALAEESDELFAAADEPTTRITPQKP; encoded by the coding sequence GTGACTGAATCCCGCGACAACGACACCGAAGAAACCGGCCTCAACCTTTTCGAGGACCGTGCCACGGCTGCCGGGAACTTCCCGCACGCCATGCTCGGCTACGACAAGCACTCGGTCGACAGCTACATCCGCGAGCTGGAGGGCAGGCTGTCCCAGGTGCGTGGCCAGCTGCGCGAGTCCACCCGGGAGATCCAGTACGTCAAGAACGAGGTCGGCACCACAGACTTCAGCAGGCTCGGCGCCCACGCCGCCGGCCTGCTGCGGGCCGCAGAGGCCCAGGCCGGGGACCTCATCGAGCGCGCAGAGCGGGAGTCCGACCGCATCCGGGCCGAGGCCCGCCGCAGCGCCGCCGCCCTGCGCGAGTCCGCGCAGCAGGAGGCGGACGATGTCCGGCTCACCGGGCTGGCCAGCATGCGGCAGCTCCGCCAGGAGCAGGCCGACCTCGGACGCTCCACCCTCGAGATGGCGCGCCGCGACGGGAAGCTCGAGATCGAGGCCGCCCGGACCCGCGCCAAGGCCGTCGTCGACGGCGCAGGGGCCCAGGCCTCCGGCCTGCTGGAGGCGGCCCGCGTCGAGGCCGCCAGGACGGAACAGGAGGCGAAGCGACGCGCCGCCGACATCCGCGCCGAGGCGGAGAAGGCCGCGCAGGACGCGCTGACGAAGTCGGCTGACGCCACCAGGGCGGCCGCCACCTCCATCACGGAACGCCTCGCCCAGGCCGAGCACGATGCCGACGCCGCCGCGGAGCGGGTCGCAGAGGCCAGGCTCGAGGCCGAGCAGATCAGGGCCGAGGCGGTCAGGGCCGCGGAGGAGATCCGGCTCGGCTCCACGCGCCAGGCCGAGGAGACGCTGAAGACCATGCGCGAGCGGGCGGCCGAGGCCGAGTCCGAGCTCGAGGAGAAGCTGGCCTGGCGCCGCGAGCAGCTCGAGCGTGAGATCGCTGCGCTCGAGGCCCGCAAGGCCGCGGCTCTCGCCCAGCTGGGTGACCTGCGGGCACTGGCCGAAGAGTCCGATGAGCTGTTCGCCGCCGCGGACGAGCCCACCACCCGGATCACCCCGCAGAAGCCGTGA
- the mce gene encoding methylmalonyl-CoA epimerase gives MENSDLFICIDHVGLAVPDLDEAVKFHTEVFGWRELHREVNEEQGVAEAMMGTGEQGAENAKIQLLAPLNENSTIAKFLTKNGPGMQQLAYRVADLDHVSAVLKERGMRLLFPEAKRGTGGSRINFVHPKDARGVLLELVELPKGEQH, from the coding sequence ATGGAGAATTCGGATCTGTTCATCTGCATCGACCACGTCGGCCTGGCCGTCCCCGACCTCGACGAGGCCGTCAAGTTCCACACCGAGGTCTTCGGCTGGCGCGAGCTGCACCGCGAGGTCAACGAGGAGCAGGGCGTCGCCGAGGCCATGATGGGCACGGGCGAGCAGGGCGCCGAGAACGCCAAGATCCAGCTGCTGGCCCCGCTCAACGAGAACTCGACGATCGCCAAGTTCCTCACGAAGAACGGCCCCGGCATGCAGCAGCTCGCCTACCGGGTCGCCGACCTCGACCACGTCAGCGCCGTCCTGAAGGAGCGCGGCATGCGCCTGCTGTTCCCGGAGGCCAAGCGCGGCACCGGCGGCTCGCGGATCAACTTCGTGCACCCCAAGGACGCCCGCGGCGTGCTGCTGGAGCTCGTCGAGCTCCCCAAGGGCGAGCAGCACTGA
- a CDS encoding PH domain-containing protein translates to MGVLGRFLDPQIDDHLLAVEGEIVIDEVRKHWAATAGWYALMALSIPLFAWMVWLGPLFWIGLLLGLTAFLVGAWKVHVAYMDRFVITNMRVFRVHGVFNTHLATMPMSRILDISMTQPWDGLLMGYGHFVFESAAQDQGLRDIRYVGDPKRRDLTIQRVIQLAGLRQTMKVDLWDVDDAAEPDGT, encoded by the coding sequence ATGGGCGTCCTCGGGCGCTTCCTCGACCCGCAGATCGACGACCACCTCCTCGCCGTCGAAGGTGAGATCGTCATCGACGAGGTCCGCAAGCACTGGGCGGCCACCGCCGGGTGGTACGCGTTGATGGCGCTGAGCATCCCCCTGTTCGCCTGGATGGTGTGGCTCGGGCCGCTGTTCTGGATCGGGCTCCTGCTGGGGCTGACCGCCTTCCTGGTGGGCGCCTGGAAGGTGCATGTCGCCTACATGGACCGCTTCGTGATCACCAACATGCGCGTCTTCCGGGTGCATGGCGTGTTCAACACGCACCTGGCGACGATGCCGATGAGCCGGATCCTGGACATCTCCATGACGCAGCCGTGGGACGGCCTGCTCATGGGCTACGGCCACTTCGTGTTCGAGTCGGCCGCCCAGGACCAGGGCCTGCGCGACATCCGCTACGTCGGCGACCCGAAGCGCCGCGACCTGACGATCCAGCGGGTCATCCAGCTCGCCGGCCTGCGGCAGACGATGAAGGTCGACCTGTGGGACGTCGACGACGCGGCGGAGCCCGACGGCACCTGA
- a CDS encoding tetratricopeptide repeat protein, whose translation MTDATFSRPGAVDLSSLAQAAPAAAAGGFVIDLTEATFQEVAGSSMQYPVILAFHSAHDPQGAAVGETLASLVNAAGGRFLLARVDVDAEPRLAQGLGVQGVPTVVALIGGQMAPLFQGTRAADEIAALLDQVAQLAVANGITGRAQPVAVVTAEGADGGAAPANPRFAKADAALEAGDFARAVEEFDALLKETPTDAEVLAGRAQAALLVRSLSFDPESIGRRAAAEPAGVEAQLDAADLDVINGAYAEALDRLLTLAAGLDADEREVVRVRLLELFEVIGRTDPVVLKARRRLSTVLF comes from the coding sequence ATGACCGATGCGACTTTCTCCCGGCCCGGCGCCGTCGACCTCTCCTCCCTCGCCCAGGCGGCTCCCGCTGCGGCCGCAGGCGGGTTCGTGATCGACCTGACCGAGGCCACATTCCAGGAGGTTGCCGGCAGCTCCATGCAGTACCCGGTCATCCTCGCTTTCCACTCCGCCCACGACCCGCAGGGTGCCGCAGTCGGCGAGACCCTCGCCTCGCTGGTCAACGCGGCCGGCGGCAGGTTCCTGCTCGCCCGCGTCGACGTCGATGCGGAGCCGCGGCTCGCCCAGGGCCTCGGCGTGCAGGGCGTCCCGACCGTCGTCGCCCTGATCGGCGGGCAGATGGCGCCGCTGTTCCAGGGCACGCGTGCGGCCGACGAGATCGCCGCGCTGCTGGATCAGGTGGCGCAGCTTGCGGTCGCCAACGGCATCACCGGCCGGGCCCAGCCGGTCGCGGTTGTGACGGCCGAGGGCGCCGACGGCGGCGCTGCGCCCGCCAACCCGCGCTTCGCCAAGGCCGACGCGGCCCTGGAGGCCGGCGACTTTGCGCGCGCCGTCGAGGAGTTCGACGCGCTGCTGAAGGAGACCCCGACCGACGCCGAGGTGTTGGCGGGACGGGCGCAGGCCGCGCTGCTGGTCCGCAGCCTGAGCTTCGACCCCGAGTCGATCGGGCGCCGGGCGGCCGCCGAGCCGGCGGGCGTCGAGGCGCAGCTGGATGCGGCCGACCTCGACGTGATCAACGGCGCATACGCGGAGGCGCTCGACCGCCTGCTGACGCTGGCGGCCGGCCTGGACGCCGACGAGCGCGAGGTCGTGCGGGTGCGCCTGCTGGAGCTGTTCGAGGTCATCGGCCGCACCGACCCCGTGGTGCTGAAGGCGCGCCGGAGGCTCTCGACCGTCCTGTTCTGA
- a CDS encoding beta-propeller fold lactonase family protein yields MRTLWIGAYPAAGTAPGTGEGIWRLHLDPGNGRLADAGPRQAAAHAHQTILAPGGRWVLVTDLGADRRGLPPLQPDHRTRLRGGRGLARARRAARPRTGPRPSRTVAATPRRPVCSRAEPLRTGRSRASGAPSAPRGRCGR; encoded by the coding sequence GTGCGCACCCTCTGGATCGGCGCCTACCCGGCCGCGGGCACCGCGCCAGGAACGGGTGAGGGCATCTGGAGGCTCCACCTGGATCCCGGCAACGGGCGCCTTGCCGACGCAGGTCCCCGGCAGGCCGCAGCGCACGCACACCAGACCATCCTCGCCCCCGGCGGGCGCTGGGTGCTCGTGACCGACCTGGGCGCCGACAGGCGTGGCCTGCCGCCGCTGCAACCGGATCACCGAACACGTCTTCGCGGCGGGCGAGGCCTCGCCCGCGCGCGCCGGGCTGCCCGTCCGCGGACGGGTCCACGACCTTCCCGAACGGTGGCCGCGACACCACGCCGGCCTGTGTGCTCCCGGGCTGAGCCGCTCAGAACAGGACGGTCGAGAGCCTCCGGCGCGCCTTCAGCACCACGGGGTCGGTGCGGCCGATGA
- a CDS encoding NUDIX domain-containing protein yields MLDSILPTKRVIAHALFRDAGGRVLLLETTYKDDWELPGGVAEVGESPRLAAEREIREEIGLEVTLGAPLLADWMPPYLSWSDAVEFIFDGGVLDAATAARVVPSDREIRAVHWVEPTAVGDHVTALSQRRLALLLGGFTGYTEAGHLVGDEGA; encoded by the coding sequence GTGCTGGACTCGATCCTGCCCACGAAGCGGGTGATCGCGCACGCCCTGTTCCGCGACGCGGGCGGGCGCGTGCTGCTGCTGGAGACCACCTACAAGGACGACTGGGAGCTTCCCGGCGGGGTCGCGGAGGTCGGCGAGTCACCGCGGCTGGCCGCCGAGCGGGAGATCCGGGAGGAGATCGGCCTCGAGGTCACGCTCGGGGCGCCGCTGCTGGCCGACTGGATGCCGCCGTACCTCTCCTGGTCCGACGCCGTCGAGTTCATCTTCGACGGCGGCGTCCTCGACGCTGCCACCGCGGCCAGGGTGGTGCCCTCCGACAGGGAGATCCGCGCCGTGCACTGGGTCGAGCCGACGGCCGTCGGCGACCACGTCACGGCGCTGTCGCAGCGGCGCCTGGCACTGCTGCTCGGTGGCTTCACGGGCTACACCGAGGCTGGCCACCTGGTGGGCGACGAGGGGGCCTGA
- the glgB gene encoding 1,4-alpha-glucan branching protein GlgB gives MGHDQFGGLTGRDLEGFHNGGDTELWRRLGSHVVTLPDGAGGQATGVRFAVWAPNARSVQVIGDFNWWTGDALQLVPGSGVWATFIEGLGEGTLYKFRIETADGSWVEKVDPMARFSEQAPANASIVYESRYVWSDDEWMQARAASAAHAEPMSVYELHLGGWRRGKSYLDLAEELVSYVKWQGYTHVEFMPLAEHPFEPSWGYQVTGYFSPTSRFGKPDDLRYLIDRLHQAGIGVIMDWVPGHFPKDEWALGRFDGTALYEHADPRQGEHMDWGTYIFNYGRNEVKSFLVSNALYWAKEFHIDGLRVDAVASMLYLDYSREEGQWVPNEFGGRENLDAIDFLRYVNTHLYEREPGIIMIAEESTSFPGVTKPVHAGGLGFGFKWNMGWMNDSLRYVQLDPVYRQYEHNLLTFAMVYQYSENFLLPISHDEVVHGKGSMVNKVPQDDWRKFATLRAFYSYMWSFPGKQLVFMGCEFGQRPEFNESISLEWWVSELWGHGGLQRLFRDLNLTYRANPALYALDNDPSGFSWINADDAARNTLAWVRHDGQGNHVACITNFSPEPLTDYEIGLPTPGDWEEILNTDAPIYDGSGEFGNLGRIVADDRPWSHFPATARVTVPPLGSIWLRYSTAP, from the coding sequence ATGGGCCACGACCAGTTCGGCGGACTGACCGGGAGGGATCTCGAGGGATTCCACAACGGGGGTGACACGGAGCTGTGGCGGCGCCTCGGCAGCCACGTCGTGACTCTCCCTGACGGGGCGGGCGGGCAGGCGACCGGCGTGCGGTTCGCCGTCTGGGCCCCCAACGCCCGATCGGTGCAGGTCATCGGCGACTTCAACTGGTGGACCGGCGACGCGCTCCAGTTGGTGCCGGGCAGCGGCGTGTGGGCCACCTTCATCGAGGGTCTTGGCGAGGGCACGCTCTACAAGTTCCGCATCGAGACGGCGGACGGCTCGTGGGTCGAGAAGGTCGACCCCATGGCCAGGTTCAGCGAGCAGGCGCCTGCGAACGCGTCGATCGTCTACGAGTCCCGCTACGTGTGGTCCGACGATGAGTGGATGCAGGCCCGCGCCGCCTCCGCGGCGCACGCCGAGCCCATGAGCGTCTACGAGCTGCACCTGGGTGGCTGGCGCCGCGGCAAGTCGTACCTGGACCTGGCCGAGGAGCTCGTCAGCTACGTGAAGTGGCAGGGCTACACGCACGTGGAGTTCATGCCGCTCGCCGAGCACCCGTTCGAGCCCAGCTGGGGCTACCAGGTCACCGGCTACTTCTCTCCCACGTCACGCTTCGGCAAGCCCGACGACCTGCGCTACCTCATCGACAGGCTCCACCAGGCCGGCATCGGCGTGATCATGGACTGGGTGCCGGGCCACTTCCCCAAGGACGAGTGGGCGCTGGGCCGCTTCGACGGCACCGCGCTCTACGAGCACGCGGACCCCCGTCAGGGCGAGCACATGGACTGGGGCACCTACATCTTCAACTACGGCCGCAACGAGGTGAAGAGCTTCCTGGTCAGCAACGCGCTGTACTGGGCCAAAGAGTTCCACATCGACGGCCTGCGCGTCGACGCCGTCGCCTCCATGCTGTACCTCGACTACTCCCGCGAGGAGGGTCAGTGGGTGCCCAACGAGTTCGGCGGCCGGGAGAACCTCGACGCCATCGACTTCCTCCGCTACGTCAACACGCACCTGTACGAGCGTGAGCCGGGCATCATCATGATCGCCGAGGAGTCCACCAGCTTCCCGGGGGTCACCAAGCCCGTCCACGCCGGCGGCCTGGGCTTCGGCTTCAAGTGGAACATGGGATGGATGAACGACTCGCTGCGCTACGTGCAGCTCGACCCGGTCTACCGCCAGTACGAGCACAACCTGCTCACGTTCGCGATGGTCTACCAGTACTCGGAGAACTTCCTCCTGCCCATCAGCCACGACGAGGTCGTCCACGGCAAGGGCTCCATGGTCAACAAGGTGCCGCAGGACGACTGGCGCAAGTTCGCCACCCTGCGCGCCTTCTACTCGTACATGTGGAGCTTCCCCGGCAAGCAGCTCGTGTTCATGGGCTGCGAGTTCGGGCAGCGGCCGGAGTTCAACGAGTCGATCAGCCTCGAGTGGTGGGTCAGCGAGCTGTGGGGCCACGGCGGGCTGCAGCGCCTGTTCCGCGACCTCAACCTGACCTACCGGGCCAACCCGGCGCTGTACGCGCTCGACAACGACCCGTCGGGGTTCAGCTGGATCAACGCCGACGACGCGGCCCGCAACACGCTGGCCTGGGTGCGCCACGACGGACAGGGCAACCACGTCGCCTGCATCACGAACTTCTCGCCGGAGCCCCTCACCGACTACGAGATCGGGCTGCCCACCCCGGGCGACTGGGAGGAGATCCTGAACACGGACGCCCCCATCTACGACGGCTCCGGCGAGTTCGGCAACCTGGGCCGCATCGTCGCCGATGACCGTCCCTGGAGTCACTTCCCCGCCACCGCGCGGGTGACTGTCCCGCCGCTGGGGTCGATCTGGCTGCGCTACTCCACGGCCCCGTGA
- a CDS encoding phosphotransferase: protein MTDQQLRDLLWDLASQQRWFPGRGGTVAGARAGEAVEVHDARLLPAVLEVAFPDGRREDYLIPLVLRDGKPPMDACDDGAVLLEALRSGAPGFEATRPIPAGLPARRFAGEQSNTTVFFSDQLLVKVFRRIEPGINVDVELHEVLAGSGVAAELYGRWRVDGTDYAVFLEALPDPTDGYVLACRHARDGADFTTHAWALGEALATVHRTLAERLPSDTTASGAVLAAGFRRRFAQVEAEVDEVATHSAAVDAVFGAIADEVVATQRIHGDCHLGQVLLTRGRWVYVDFEGEPMASLEERRAPDTPLRDLAGMLRSFGYARADGGAPASWLLACRRAFLEGYGLDPDVPNPLLTAYETDKAGYEVSYEARYRPHLMRVPLDFLSELPEGA from the coding sequence GTGACCGACCAGCAACTCCGCGACCTGCTGTGGGACCTCGCCTCCCAGCAGCGGTGGTTCCCGGGCCGCGGAGGGACCGTGGCGGGAGCCAGGGCCGGGGAGGCTGTCGAGGTACACGACGCGCGCCTGCTGCCCGCGGTGCTGGAGGTGGCCTTCCCCGACGGCCGTCGGGAGGACTACCTGATCCCACTGGTGCTGCGCGACGGCAAACCCCCCATGGACGCATGCGACGACGGCGCCGTGCTCCTGGAGGCGCTGCGCAGCGGCGCCCCCGGCTTCGAGGCCACCAGGCCCATCCCCGCCGGTCTGCCGGCCCGGCGCTTCGCGGGCGAGCAGTCCAACACGACGGTGTTCTTCTCCGACCAGCTGCTGGTGAAGGTGTTCCGCCGTATCGAGCCCGGCATCAACGTCGACGTGGAACTGCACGAGGTTCTCGCAGGCTCCGGCGTGGCCGCGGAGCTGTACGGGCGCTGGCGCGTCGATGGAACCGACTACGCCGTCTTCCTTGAGGCCCTGCCCGATCCGACGGACGGCTACGTCCTGGCCTGCCGCCACGCCCGCGACGGCGCCGACTTCACCACGCACGCGTGGGCGCTCGGAGAGGCTCTCGCCACGGTCCACCGCACGCTCGCCGAGCGGCTGCCGAGCGACACCACTGCCTCCGGCGCCGTCCTCGCGGCTGGCTTCCGCCGTCGTTTCGCGCAGGTCGAGGCCGAGGTCGACGAGGTGGCCACCCACAGCGCCGCCGTCGACGCCGTCTTCGGGGCCATCGCAGACGAAGTCGTCGCGACGCAGCGGATCCATGGCGACTGCCACCTCGGGCAGGTGCTGCTGACCCGCGGCCGCTGGGTCTACGTCGACTTCGAGGGCGAGCCCATGGCCTCCCTGGAGGAGCGGCGGGCCCCCGACACCCCGCTGCGCGACCTCGCGGGCATGCTGCGATCGTTCGGTTACGCCCGGGCTGACGGCGGCGCCCCCGCCTCCTGGCTGCTGGCCTGCCGGCGCGCGTTCCTGGAGGGCTACGGTCTCGACCCCGACGTGCCGAATCCGCTGTTGACGGCGTACGAAACGGACAAAGCAGGCTACGAAGTCTCCTACGAAGCGCGTTATCGCCCCCACCTCATGCGGGTGCCACTAGATTTTCTGTCAGAACTTCCCGAAGGAGCATGA
- the mnmA gene encoding tRNA 2-thiouridine(34) synthase MnmA — MRVLVAMSGGVDSAVAAARLVAQGHDVTGVHLALSKNPASYRSGARGCCSLEDSHDARRVADRLDIPFYVWDFAEEFHEAVVEDFVAEYRAGRTPNPCLRCNEKIKFAAVLDRGLALGFDAVATGHYADLRRHDDGTVTLHRAADDAKDQSYVLGMLTQAQLSRCLFPLFDVEKPVVREEARALGFGVAKKPDSHDICFIADGDTQGFLSRHLDDAPGDIVDADGAVLGRHSGTHNFTVGQRKGLDLRVPAPGGEPRYVLSIEPVARRVVVGPREELAVTRLAGIRPTWTGVRPDGPWRGRAQYRAHGVAQAATIETAGDTLTVSLDEPASGVAPGQTVVLYDGDRVVGSAVIAEAA; from the coding sequence GTGCGGGTGCTGGTGGCGATGTCCGGCGGGGTCGACTCCGCCGTAGCGGCGGCGCGCCTGGTGGCGCAGGGTCACGACGTGACGGGCGTGCACCTGGCCCTCTCGAAGAACCCCGCGTCCTACCGGTCCGGCGCCCGCGGCTGCTGCTCGCTGGAGGACTCCCACGACGCCCGCCGCGTGGCGGACCGCCTCGACATCCCCTTCTACGTGTGGGACTTCGCCGAGGAGTTCCACGAGGCCGTGGTCGAGGACTTCGTCGCCGAGTACCGGGCCGGGCGGACCCCGAATCCGTGCCTGCGCTGCAACGAGAAGATCAAGTTCGCCGCGGTGCTCGACCGTGGGCTCGCTCTGGGCTTCGACGCGGTCGCGACGGGCCACTACGCGGACCTGCGCCGCCACGACGACGGCACCGTCACGCTCCACCGCGCGGCCGACGACGCCAAGGACCAGTCCTATGTGTTGGGGATGCTGACGCAGGCCCAGCTGTCGCGCTGCCTGTTCCCGCTGTTCGACGTGGAGAAGCCGGTCGTCCGCGAGGAGGCGCGCGCCCTGGGGTTCGGCGTCGCGAAGAAGCCCGACTCCCACGACATCTGCTTCATCGCCGACGGCGACACCCAGGGGTTCCTGTCGCGACACCTCGACGACGCGCCGGGCGACATCGTCGACGCCGACGGCGCCGTGCTCGGGCGGCACAGCGGCACCCACAACTTCACCGTCGGGCAGCGCAAGGGCCTCGATCTGCGGGTCCCCGCGCCGGGAGGCGAGCCACGCTACGTGCTGAGCATCGAGCCGGTCGCCCGACGGGTCGTCGTCGGCCCCCGCGAGGAGCTCGCGGTCACGCGGCTCGCGGGGATCCGGCCCACCTGGACCGGCGTCCGGCCGGACGGCCCGTGGCGCGGCAGGGCCCAGTACCGGGCCCACGGCGTCGCGCAGGCCGCCACGATCGAGACGGCCGGCGACACGCTCACCGTCTCCCTGGACGAGCCCGCCTCCGGCGTCGCGCCCGGCCAGACGGTCGTCCTCTACGACGGCGACCGGGTCGTCGGCAGCGCCGTCATCGCCGAGGCCGCCTGA
- a CDS encoding uroporphyrinogen decarboxylase/cobalamine-independent methonine synthase family protein, with protein MRITASGSLPGDDFRGALTAMAELLPDVTPLPELPARGVGSQFIGRALGLIDGLGFDLQPAGWRLTHHPSADQRRAAAQWRRDLDDAEELLQGFDGTCKVAVAGPWSLAASVERPMGDRLLADHGARRELAQALAAAVGFLRDDIARRLPEATVLIQIDEPSLVAVGAGRVPTASGFSRHRRVDGPELVAALAPLAAGAWLHCCAPGAWLDVARRAGFAGAAVDSRLADLDDLAAWLDDGSALVLGVVDTAATMPQGVDDLVREALRVLRALQVTPGDGLLLGTACGLAGWRLRDVPGQLEALSRAAALTDEALGRG; from the coding sequence ATGCGGATCACGGCTTCCGGGTCGCTGCCGGGCGACGACTTCCGCGGCGCGCTGACCGCCATGGCCGAACTGCTGCCCGACGTGACCCCGCTGCCGGAGCTGCCCGCCCGCGGCGTGGGCTCCCAGTTCATCGGTCGCGCACTCGGCCTGATCGACGGCCTCGGCTTCGACCTGCAACCCGCAGGCTGGCGGCTCACGCACCACCCGTCCGCCGACCAGCGGCGCGCCGCGGCCCAGTGGCGACGCGACCTCGACGACGCCGAGGAACTCCTGCAGGGTTTCGACGGCACGTGCAAGGTCGCCGTCGCGGGGCCCTGGTCACTGGCGGCCTCCGTCGAACGCCCCATGGGCGACCGGCTCCTGGCCGACCACGGGGCCCGGCGCGAGCTGGCCCAGGCCCTCGCCGCCGCCGTCGGTTTCCTGCGTGACGACATCGCCCGCCGGCTCCCGGAGGCCACGGTCCTCATCCAGATCGACGAGCCCTCCCTGGTCGCCGTCGGCGCCGGCCGCGTGCCGACCGCCTCCGGTTTCTCCCGTCACCGCCGCGTCGACGGCCCCGAGCTCGTGGCGGCCCTCGCCCCGCTCGCCGCCGGCGCCTGGCTCCACTGCTGCGCACCCGGCGCCTGGCTCGACGTCGCCCGCCGTGCCGGGTTCGCCGGTGCGGCCGTCGACTCCCGGCTGGCCGACCTCGACGACCTGGCCGCCTGGCTCGACGACGGCTCCGCCCTCGTCCTCGGCGTGGTCGACACCGCCGCGACCATGCCGCAGGGCGTCGACGACCTGGTCCGGGAGGCGCTGAGGGTGCTGCGGGCCCTGCAGGTCACCCCGGGGGACGGTCTGCTGCTCGGCACCGCGTGCGGGCTGGCCGGGTGGCGGCTGCGCGACGTGCCGGGCCAGCTCGAGGCGCTCTCCCGCGCGGCCGCGCTCACCGACGAGGCACTCGGCCGCGGCTGA
- the gatA gene encoding Asp-tRNA(Asn)/Glu-tRNA(Gln) amidotransferase subunit GatA produces MSTLLTRSAADLGRAMVAGELTSEELTRACLDRIEALNPVLNAFVALDADSALAQARAVDARRAAGEELGPLAGVPIGVKDNFCTTDFPTTCGSRMLRDWVPPYDATVVTRLREAGLVIVGKTNMDEFAMGSSTETSFFGPTRNPWDTDRIPGGSGGGSSAAVAALMVPLAVGSDTGGSIRQPGSVTGTIGVKPTYGGVSRYGLVAMASSLDQPGPVTRTAEDAALLQQIIGGYDPRDSASIDQSVPDLVAAAAATDLAGVRVGVVAEFRGDGYEQGVLDRFDEAIEVLRAAGAEIVEVSCPAFTYALPAYYLIQPAELSSNLARFDGMRYGLRVGDDGTASAEQVMNLTREEGFGREAKRRIIIGTYALSAGYYDAYYGSAQKVRSLIQQDFDRAFASVDVLVSPTTPTVAFRVGERTADPMSMYLADLCTIPSNMAGNASASFPAGLSEGLPVGLQVMAPPMADERLYRVGGVLERALEAHWGGPLLARMNQIDGSKVVSA; encoded by the coding sequence ATGAGCACCCTGCTGACCCGTTCCGCCGCCGACCTCGGCCGCGCCATGGTTGCCGGTGAGCTGACCTCCGAGGAGCTCACCCGCGCCTGCCTCGACCGGATCGAGGCCCTGAACCCTGTCCTGAACGCGTTCGTCGCGCTGGACGCCGACTCCGCGCTGGCCCAGGCCCGCGCCGTCGACGCCCGCCGCGCGGCGGGCGAGGAGCTGGGCCCGCTCGCCGGGGTGCCCATCGGCGTGAAGGACAACTTCTGCACCACCGACTTCCCGACAACGTGCGGCTCGCGGATGCTGCGCGACTGGGTGCCGCCCTACGACGCCACCGTCGTCACGCGGCTACGGGAGGCGGGCCTGGTCATCGTCGGCAAGACGAACATGGACGAGTTCGCCATGGGCTCGTCGACGGAGACCTCGTTCTTCGGCCCCACCCGCAATCCGTGGGACACCGACCGGATCCCCGGCGGCTCCGGCGGCGGGTCCTCCGCGGCCGTCGCCGCGCTCATGGTCCCGCTGGCCGTCGGCTCCGACACGGGTGGCTCCATCCGCCAGCCCGGCTCGGTCACCGGCACCATCGGCGTCAAGCCCACCTACGGCGGCGTCTCGCGCTACGGGCTCGTCGCGATGGCCTCGAGCCTCGACCAGCCCGGCCCCGTCACGCGCACAGCCGAGGATGCGGCCCTCCTACAGCAGATCATCGGTGGCTATGACCCCCGCGACTCTGCGTCCATCGACCAGAGCGTGCCCGATCTCGTCGCGGCTGCGGCGGCGACCGATCTGGCCGGCGTCCGCGTCGGCGTCGTCGCCGAGTTCCGCGGCGACGGCTACGAGCAGGGCGTGCTCGACCGGTTCGACGAGGCCATCGAGGTGCTGCGCGCCGCCGGCGCCGAGATCGTCGAGGTCTCGTGCCCGGCCTTCACCTACGCGCTGCCCGCGTACTACCTGATCCAGCCCGCCGAGCTCAGCTCGAACCTGGCCCGCTTCGACGGGATGCGCTACGGCCTCCGCGTCGGCGACGACGGCACCGCGTCGGCCGAGCAGGTGATGAACCTGACCCGCGAGGAGGGCTTCGGCCGCGAGGCGAAGCGGCGCATCATCATCGGCACCTATGCGCTGTCGGCCGGCTACTACGACGCCTACTACGGCTCGGCCCAGAAGGTCCGCTCACTGATCCAGCAGGACTTCGACCGGGCCTTCGCCAGCGTGGACGTGCTCGTCTCGCCGACGACGCCCACCGTCGCCTTCCGCGTGGGGGAGCGCACCGCCGACCCGATGAGCATGTACCTGGCCGACCTGTGCACGATCCCCAGCAACATGGCGGGCAACGCGTCGGCGTCGTTCCCGGCCGGGCTCAGCGAGGGCCTTCCCGTGGGCCTGCAGGTGATGGCGCCGCCGATGGCGGACGAGCGCCTGTACCGGGTGGGCGGCGTCCTCGAACGCGCCCTCGAGGCGCACTGGGGCGGGCCTCTGCTCGCCCGCATGAACCAGATCGACGGATCGAAGGTGGTGTCCGCATGA